One window of Thiomicrorhabdus lithotrophica genomic DNA carries:
- a CDS encoding paraquat-inducible protein A, protein MNPRLILGFIVLIFAYALLIPGITEPVLHITTTLDKAELTVLGKEAILTSGSIPNFLMPVTMEILNQINVTGTVVIQDTAKSILGTAEGLWQDENFLVAFLIVFFSLVVPLLKITLLAISYLMKNAKTGVMLENTSGLLAKWSMADVFVMALIISFLAIKASAGTSTLLQTDITLESGFYYFLGYCLLSILSSQLLTRNVQS, encoded by the coding sequence GTGAACCCTCGTTTAATTTTAGGTTTTATTGTTCTTATTTTTGCTTATGCGTTGTTAATTCCAGGTATTACCGAACCTGTATTACATATCACTACAACTTTAGACAAAGCGGAATTGACGGTATTAGGTAAAGAGGCAATATTGACAAGCGGTAGTATTCCCAATTTTTTAATGCCTGTGACTATGGAAATCCTGAACCAGATTAATGTAACCGGTACAGTGGTGATTCAAGATACCGCTAAGAGTATTTTGGGTACGGCAGAAGGGTTATGGCAGGATGAAAACTTTTTGGTTGCCTTTTTAATTGTCTTTTTTAGCTTGGTAGTCCCGTTACTTAAGATAACGCTATTGGCGATTTCTTACTTAATGAAGAACGCCAAAACAGGTGTGATGCTAGAAAATACGAGTGGTTTGTTGGCTAAGTGGTCAATGGCCGATGTATTTGTGATGGCGTTAATCATCTCATTCCTAGCGATTAAAGCCAGTGCAGGTACATCCACATTATTGCAAACAGACATTACACTTGAGAGTGGTTTTTATTACTTTTTAGGTTATTGCTTGCTTTCTATCCTATCTAGTCAATTGTTGACTCGAAACGTTCAATCTTGA
- the ribF gene encoding bifunctional riboflavin kinase/FAD synthetase, with amino-acid sequence MQLIRGLHNLPGFQNKLTQGCVLTIGNFDGVHLGHQQVLNAVNIKAKELALPSVVMIFEPLPIEFFAPEKAPVRLMNFREKLRAFQNTEIDYVLCVRFNTEFSNLTADEFVQKILLDGLNIKHLVVGDDFKFGKQRQGNFALLQQAGRTHGFSVTDMPTFGVEKDRVSSTRIRAALVNKSQDGLSITPDLAEAKALLGKEFSFNGRVIHGQKLGRTIGFRTLNLNPKRIQMPVQGVFAVSVEGIADKPWPGVANLGLRPTVDGIRPSIEVHLFNWDKDLYGQHVQVTLQKFIRAEMKFNGIEALKQQIALDAEKAKQYFGLSD; translated from the coding sequence ATGCAGCTAATTCGCGGCTTACATAATTTACCAGGCTTTCAAAACAAACTTACACAAGGGTGTGTGTTAACGATTGGTAACTTTGATGGGGTTCATTTAGGTCATCAGCAAGTGTTAAATGCCGTTAATATCAAAGCAAAAGAATTGGCTTTGCCTAGTGTTGTGATGATTTTTGAACCGCTGCCAATTGAGTTTTTTGCGCCTGAGAAAGCGCCAGTTAGATTGATGAACTTTAGAGAAAAGCTGCGTGCTTTTCAGAACACAGAAATAGACTATGTTTTGTGTGTTCGTTTTAATACGGAATTCTCGAATTTAACCGCCGATGAATTTGTACAAAAAATTCTATTAGATGGTTTGAATATAAAACATCTTGTTGTGGGTGATGACTTTAAGTTTGGTAAACAGCGCCAAGGTAATTTTGCTTTATTGCAGCAGGCTGGCAGAACACATGGTTTTAGTGTCACGGATATGCCCACTTTTGGTGTAGAAAAAGATCGTGTCAGCAGCACTCGAATTCGAGCAGCTTTAGTCAACAAGAGCCAGGATGGTTTAAGTATTACACCAGATTTAGCTGAAGCTAAGGCGTTATTAGGTAAAGAATTTAGCTTTAACGGCCGTGTGATTCATGGTCAAAAATTAGGCAGAACCATTGGTTTTAGAACCTTAAACTTAAACCCTAAACGCATCCAAATGCCGGTACAGGGCGTGTTTGCAGTGAGCGTTGAAGGTATTGCGGATAAGCCTTGGCCTGGCGTAGCTAATTTAGGGTTACGCCCCACAGTAGATGGAATAAGACCTTCAATTGAAGTGCATCTTTTTAACTGGGATAAAGACTTGTATGGCCAACATGTTCAAGTCACGTTGCAAAAGTTTATCCGAGCAGAAATGAAATTTAATGGCATTGAGGCTTTAAAACAACAAATTGCTCTCGATGCAGAAAAAGCCAAGCAGTACTTTGGCCTTTCAGATTAG
- the lspA gene encoding signal peptidase II codes for MPQKNSTAIKTVWLAILVIVFDQLTKMWAVDTLVFGEPVAVMPNLNWTLAYNYGAAFSFLADMGGWQRWFFAGLALVVSAVLLVWLAKLPNKLTIETWGINLVLGGAVGNVIDRFLEGRVTDFIDFYIGTWHYATFNIADIAITIGAGLLILSELILKPRQEKQAEATDS; via the coding sequence ATGCCACAAAAAAACTCAACCGCGATTAAAACCGTGTGGTTAGCCATTTTAGTGATTGTTTTTGATCAACTTACTAAAATGTGGGCAGTCGATACTTTGGTGTTTGGTGAGCCTGTTGCGGTTATGCCAAACCTAAACTGGACGTTGGCTTATAACTACGGTGCAGCATTTAGCTTTTTGGCAGATATGGGTGGCTGGCAACGTTGGTTTTTTGCAGGTTTAGCCTTAGTGGTCAGTGCGGTGTTGCTTGTTTGGTTGGCTAAACTACCAAATAAACTAACCATTGAAACTTGGGGAATTAACCTGGTTTTAGGTGGCGCGGTTGGTAATGTGATTGATCGATTCTTAGAAGGTCGTGTAACGGATTTTATCGATTTCTATATAGGCACTTGGCACTATGCGACTTTCAATATTGCGGATATTGCCATTACCATCGGAGCAGGCCTGTTAATTCTTTCGGAATTGATTCTAAAACCAAGACAAGAAAAACAAGCGGAAGCAACTGATTCATAA
- the ileS gene encoding isoleucine--tRNA ligase: protein MTDYKPTLNLPETDFPMRGNLPNREPAQVKTWLSESLYKTVREHMEGRPKFILHDGPPYANGDIHIGHAVNKVLKDMIVKSKGLSGFDAPFVPGWDCHGLPIELNVEKKKGKVGQKIGATEFRQECRDYAQKQVEGQMADFQRLGIMADWENPYLTKDFSFEANEIRALAKIIENGHLVKGTKPVYWSVGGRSALAEAEVEYENKRSKSIDVRFPVVDEEAFFKRCHHVENHTGEGPLSVVIWTTTPWTLPANQAVSINPELEYSVVQVEGEHGPERLFIAEAMIKDSMDKWGFDKYNVIAYGRGEQFDLIRLHHPFYDRIVPLILGDHVTTEAGTGCVHTAPGHGVEDFQVGLKYDLEVDCPVDGNGNYVTGTPLFEGENVLKVDDHVIEVLKEHKALVHIEVIEHSYPHCWRTKTPLIFRATPQWFISMTEAGLRDKAMTAIPKVEWVPEWGQNRIEGMVDGRPDWCISRQRFWGVPITIFVHKVTGEMHPRTTELMEDVAKLVEVNSIDAWYDLDVASLLGDEAKDYEQVTDILDVWFDSGISHFTVLGQRDELHAPADLYLEGSDQHRGWFQSSLLTALATDGEAPYKQVLTHGFTVDKDGKKMSKSKGNVVAPQQIANKLGADILRLWISAADYRYEMTVSDEIISRTADSYRRIRNTARFLLANINGFNPETDMVAYDDLLPLDKWAIGHAAKLQQEIIEAYDSYNFHNIYQAMTHFCSIELGSFYLDVIKDRQYTCKSDGLARRSAQTALYHIVEALTRWMAPILSFTAEEIWKEIPGNHSETVFVATWYEGLTALDESTDMNSEYWAEMMAVRSAVAKQLEQLRNDKVIKGSLTAEVTLYCDDAIFSKLNMLKDELRFVLITSEATLKSIADKTDTAIESEMAGLWIDAGAAEQEKCARCWHHREEVGKIAEHPELCQRCVDNIDENGNGEVRNFA, encoded by the coding sequence ATGACAGACTATAAACCGACTTTAAACCTTCCTGAAACAGATTTTCCAATGCGTGGAAATTTGCCTAACCGTGAGCCTGCTCAAGTAAAGACTTGGCTGTCTGAATCACTGTACAAAACAGTACGTGAACACATGGAAGGTCGTCCAAAGTTTATTTTGCATGATGGTCCTCCGTATGCAAATGGTGATATTCACATCGGTCACGCGGTAAATAAAGTGCTAAAAGACATGATTGTTAAGTCAAAAGGTCTAAGTGGTTTTGATGCGCCATTTGTTCCTGGTTGGGATTGTCACGGTCTGCCAATCGAGTTAAATGTTGAGAAGAAAAAAGGTAAGGTTGGCCAAAAAATTGGCGCAACAGAGTTCCGTCAAGAATGTCGTGACTACGCTCAAAAGCAAGTAGAAGGGCAGATGGCGGATTTCCAGCGTCTAGGTATTATGGCGGATTGGGAAAACCCATACCTAACAAAAGATTTCAGTTTTGAAGCGAATGAAATTCGTGCTTTAGCTAAAATTATTGAAAACGGTCACCTAGTTAAAGGCACTAAACCGGTTTACTGGTCAGTGGGCGGACGTTCTGCTTTAGCGGAAGCGGAAGTAGAATACGAAAACAAACGTTCAAAATCGATTGATGTACGTTTCCCAGTGGTTGATGAAGAAGCTTTCTTTAAGCGTTGTCATCATGTAGAAAACCATACAGGTGAAGGTCCTTTATCGGTTGTAATTTGGACAACCACGCCTTGGACACTTCCTGCTAACCAAGCGGTTTCTATCAACCCAGAACTTGAATACTCTGTAGTACAGGTAGAAGGTGAACACGGTCCTGAACGTCTGTTTATTGCAGAAGCGATGATTAAAGACTCAATGGATAAATGGGGCTTTGATAAGTACAACGTGATTGCTTATGGACGCGGTGAACAGTTCGATTTAATCCGTTTACACCACCCGTTTTACGACAGAATTGTGCCACTGATTTTAGGTGACCACGTCACTACCGAAGCAGGTACTGGTTGTGTACATACGGCTCCAGGCCACGGTGTGGAGGATTTCCAGGTAGGTCTAAAATATGACTTAGAAGTTGATTGTCCAGTTGATGGTAACGGTAACTATGTTACAGGTACGCCTCTGTTTGAAGGTGAAAACGTACTTAAAGTGGATGATCATGTTATTGAAGTATTAAAAGAGCATAAAGCCTTAGTGCACATTGAAGTGATTGAACACAGTTATCCGCATTGCTGGCGTACAAAAACACCATTAATTTTCCGTGCAACGCCACAGTGGTTTATCTCAATGACCGAAGCGGGTCTGCGCGATAAAGCCATGACAGCCATTCCTAAAGTTGAGTGGGTTCCTGAGTGGGGACAAAATCGTATTGAAGGTATGGTTGATGGACGTCCTGACTGGTGTATTTCACGTCAACGTTTTTGGGGTGTACCCATCACAATCTTTGTTCATAAAGTAACGGGTGAGATGCATCCGCGTACGACTGAATTGATGGAAGATGTTGCTAAGTTAGTTGAAGTTAACTCAATCGATGCGTGGTATGACTTAGATGTGGCTTCTTTACTAGGAGATGAGGCGAAGGACTACGAGCAAGTAACCGATATTTTAGATGTATGGTTCGATTCTGGTATCTCACACTTTACGGTTCTTGGTCAAAGAGACGAGTTACACGCACCAGCAGATTTATATTTAGAAGGGTCGGATCAGCATCGTGGTTGGTTCCAATCTTCTTTGTTAACAGCTTTAGCAACAGATGGCGAAGCCCCTTATAAACAAGTATTAACCCATGGTTTTACCGTTGATAAAGACGGTAAAAAAATGTCTAAGTCTAAGGGTAACGTAGTTGCGCCTCAGCAAATTGCTAACAAGTTGGGTGCCGATATTTTACGTCTATGGATTTCAGCTGCTGATTATCGCTATGAGATGACCGTATCAGATGAAATCATCAGCCGTACTGCTGATTCATACCGTCGTATTCGTAACACGGCACGTTTCTTATTGGCTAACATCAATGGCTTTAACCCAGAAACAGATATGGTGGCTTACGATGACTTATTGCCATTAGATAAGTGGGCAATAGGTCATGCAGCGAAACTTCAGCAAGAAATTATTGAAGCTTACGATAGCTACAACTTCCATAATATCTATCAAGCCATGACACACTTCTGTTCGATTGAACTAGGTTCATTCTACTTAGATGTGATTAAAGATCGTCAATACACATGTAAGTCAGATGGTCTTGCGCGCCGTTCAGCACAGACAGCGCTTTACCATATTGTAGAAGCATTAACTCGTTGGATGGCACCGATCTTAAGCTTTACCGCAGAAGAGATTTGGAAAGAAATTCCAGGAAATCATTCTGAGACAGTATTTGTTGCAACTTGGTATGAAGGTCTAACAGCGTTGGATGAATCTACTGATATGAACTCTGAGTACTGGGCCGAGATGATGGCAGTACGTTCAGCGGTAGCTAAACAGCTTGAACAACTTCGTAACGACAAAGTGATTAAAGGTTCATTAACCGCTGAGGTTACTCTATATTGTGATGATGCGATCTTCAGTAAGTTAAACATGCTAAAAGATGAACTACGTTTTGTACTGATCACTTCTGAAGCAACACTAAAGTCTATTGCTGATAAAACAGATACAGCAATTGAATCTGAAATGGCAGGCCTGTGGATTGATGCTGGCGCAGCAGAGCAAGAGAAATGTGCTCGTTGTTGGCATCACCGTGAAGAAGTCGGAAAAATTGCCGAACATCCAGAACTTTGTCAGCGTTGTGTAGATAACATTGATGAAAATGGCAACGGTGAAGTTCGCAATTTTGCATAA